The Mycobacteriales bacterium genome includes a region encoding these proteins:
- a CDS encoding ABC transporter permease, whose amino-acid sequence MTDALRDHVVLLGRSFRLLRRQPIWLAIMLVQPLVWLLLYSQLFGRLPQLGGFGTDSYLQFLAPGIAILSAFSHGAWDGGGVVQDIERGAIDRFLATPLPPGALLASRTVQAAITGTLQALLIVAVALAFGARLDGGLPGLLAILVAAGLVCAAFASFAHALALLLRRQETMIAVGQFAVLPLMFTSVMLTSAAQMPPWMQRVASANPVNWAVEAARSAMLGTDWTSVFVHLGALAALAAVTETLALAALGRYQHSL is encoded by the coding sequence ATGACCGACGCATTGCGCGACCACGTCGTACTGCTCGGCCGCAGCTTCCGGCTTCTGCGCAGGCAACCGATCTGGCTCGCGATCATGCTCGTCCAGCCTTTGGTATGGCTGCTTCTCTACAGCCAACTCTTCGGTCGGCTGCCGCAGCTCGGCGGCTTCGGCACCGACTCCTATCTGCAGTTCCTCGCCCCCGGCATCGCCATCCTCAGCGCCTTCTCCCACGGCGCGTGGGATGGTGGCGGCGTCGTACAGGACATCGAACGCGGCGCGATCGACCGGTTCCTCGCCACGCCATTGCCGCCCGGTGCGTTGCTGGCCTCCCGGACGGTGCAGGCCGCGATCACCGGAACCCTGCAGGCTCTCCTCATCGTCGCCGTCGCACTCGCCTTCGGCGCCCGCCTGGACGGTGGCCTACCGGGGCTGCTGGCGATCCTGGTGGCGGCCGGACTCGTGTGCGCCGCGTTCGCTTCGTTCGCCCATGCGCTCGCCCTGCTGTTGCGCAGGCAGGAAACGATGATCGCGGTCGGTCAGTTCGCCGTACTCCCGCTGATGTTCACCTCCGTGATGCTCACCTCGGCGGCACAGATGCCGCCGTGGATGCAGCGGGTCGCGAGTGCAAATCCCGTCAACTGGGCGGTCGAAGCCGCAAGATCGGCAATGCTCGGCACGGACTGGACTTCGGTGTTCGTCCACCTTGGCGCGCTCGCCGCCCTGGCCGCCGTAACAGAGACTCTCGCGCTGGCGGCACTCGGCAGGTACCAGCACAGCCTCTAG
- a CDS encoding response regulator transcription factor, which yields MSTEPSGSRRDNKSDGKALPMWSMIYGPQPWRGVPASCNAPAPYPCETHRMPLRCLLVDDNDAFLKAASVLLEREGVTVVGEASSITEAQRKARMLQPDVILVDVGLREENGFDLAQVLAGDGQADGDAKVIMISARCETDYAELVAESPAVGFLAKSELSARGIGRILNGTA from the coding sequence GTGAGCACCGAACCGTCCGGCAGCCGCCGTGACAACAAATCCGACGGCAAAGCCTTGCCGATGTGGTCCATGATCTATGGTCCGCAACCGTGGCGAGGAGTTCCGGCTAGCTGCAATGCGCCGGCGCCGTATCCCTGCGAGACTCATCGAATGCCTCTGCGTTGCCTGCTCGTCGATGACAACGATGCCTTCCTCAAGGCGGCGAGCGTCTTGCTTGAGCGTGAGGGCGTGACGGTCGTCGGGGAGGCCTCCAGCATCACCGAGGCCCAGCGGAAGGCTCGCATGCTGCAGCCGGACGTCATTCTCGTCGACGTCGGGCTCCGGGAGGAGAACGGTTTTGACCTTGCCCAGGTCCTCGCCGGGGACGGTCAGGCCGACGGCGACGCGAAAGTGATCATGATCTCGGCACGTTGCGAGACGGACTATGCGGAGCTGGTCGCCGAGAGCCCGGCAGTCGGATTTTTGGCGAAGTCGGAGCTGTCGGCTCGGGGGATCGGCCGAATCCTCAACGGCACGGCCTGA
- a CDS encoding ATP-binding cassette domain-containing protein — MTDIITAQNLTKRYGGVEAVADVSLSVAEGEVLCLLGPNGAGKSTTVRILTTLTRADGGSALVAGYDVRTQQRSVRAAIGYVAQSAGTDAYLTGRENLLVQAAAHRLRRSEAGRRASELLDLVALTDAADRTLRTYSGGMKRRLEIAMGIVHRPRVLFLDEPTTGLDPAARKAMWDELIGLTHSQSMSVLLTTHYLEEAEQLADRIAIINDGRVVVEGTPEVLKAGLDGVARPTLDDVYLHHTGRSFVVDVDAERQKVVPG; from the coding sequence ATGACCGACATCATCACGGCGCAGAATCTGACCAAGCGCTACGGCGGCGTCGAGGCGGTCGCCGACGTGTCTTTGTCGGTGGCCGAGGGCGAGGTGCTCTGCCTGCTCGGGCCCAACGGAGCCGGCAAGTCCACGACCGTCCGCATCCTCACGACGCTGACCCGCGCCGACGGCGGGTCCGCCCTCGTGGCCGGCTACGACGTACGAACGCAACAACGGTCGGTGCGGGCCGCGATCGGGTACGTCGCGCAGAGCGCCGGCACCGACGCCTATCTGACCGGACGAGAGAACCTCCTGGTCCAGGCGGCGGCCCATCGGCTGCGTCGCTCCGAAGCCGGCCGACGCGCCTCCGAGCTGCTCGACCTTGTCGCGCTCACCGACGCCGCAGACCGGACTCTCCGCACCTACTCCGGTGGCATGAAGCGGCGGCTGGAGATCGCGATGGGAATCGTGCACAGGCCGCGGGTGCTCTTCCTCGACGAACCAACCACGGGACTCGATCCCGCGGCGCGCAAGGCGATGTGGGACGAGCTCATTGGGCTGACGCACTCGCAGTCAATGAGCGTTCTGCTCACCACCCACTACCTCGAGGAGGCCGAGCAGCTCGCGGACCGGATCGCGATCATCAACGACGGAAGGGTCGTCGTGGAGGGGACGCCGGAGGTGCTCAAGGCCGGGCTCGACGGCGTCGCCCGCCCGACCCTCGACGACGTCTATCTGCACCACACCGGCCGCAGTTTCGTCGTCGACGTGGACGCCGAACGCCAGAAGGTGGTGCCTGGATGA
- a CDS encoding serine/threonine-protein kinase: MTKPLGRLVADRYRLRSLLGRGGMGRVWLADDEVLQRPVALKQILLNGLESTEKRATASACARREARSAARVDHVGAIRIHDIVEEDGCPWIVMEPLPGRTLKEELHAAGPLPVDQVIRVGMSLLDVLQATHRAGILHRDVKPGNVHLCGGARVVLTDFGIACAIDDATSSIDTFAGSPAYVSPERLARGDFGPASDLFSLGATLFTAAEGRPPFERGSLLETLAAVAEEPPEPFLRAGPLRPVIEGLLAKDPQRRLRVDQARVALRDIEYERRVDASPAD, translated from the coding sequence GTGACCAAACCGCTCGGGCGTCTGGTTGCAGACCGCTACCGGCTCCGGTCGCTCCTGGGCCGCGGCGGTATGGGTCGGGTCTGGCTCGCCGACGACGAGGTGCTGCAACGGCCGGTCGCGCTCAAGCAGATCCTCCTGAACGGCCTCGAATCCACGGAGAAGCGCGCGACGGCGTCGGCGTGCGCCCGTAGAGAGGCTCGGTCCGCCGCACGCGTCGATCATGTCGGAGCCATCCGGATCCACGACATCGTCGAGGAGGACGGGTGCCCCTGGATCGTCATGGAGCCGCTGCCGGGACGAACGCTGAAGGAGGAGCTGCACGCCGCGGGCCCATTGCCGGTCGACCAGGTGATACGCGTCGGCATGTCCCTTCTCGACGTGCTGCAGGCGACGCACCGGGCAGGGATTTTGCACCGCGACGTCAAGCCGGGCAATGTGCACCTCTGCGGCGGCGCGAGGGTGGTCCTCACCGACTTCGGCATCGCGTGTGCCATCGACGATGCGACCTCGTCGATCGACACGTTTGCCGGTAGCCCCGCATACGTCTCGCCCGAACGGCTGGCCCGCGGTGACTTCGGGCCGGCGTCCGACCTGTTCTCACTCGGCGCGACACTGTTCACGGCAGCCGAGGGAAGGCCGCCCTTCGAGCGGGGCTCACTGCTCGAGACGCTCGCCGCGGTTGCCGAAGAGCCGCCGGAACCGTTCCTTCGGGCCGGTCCGCTGCGCCCGGTCATCGAGGGACTCCTTGCCAAGGACCCGCAACGGCGGCTGCGCGTCGACCAAGCCCGTGTCGCGCTGCGAGATATCGAATACGAGCGGCGCGTTGATGCGAGTCCGGCGGACTGA
- a CDS encoding GAF domain-containing sensor histidine kinase: MADFMELAAIAIANARAEQELRELADTQAALRRLAMLVARGEPPEAVFAAATREALAYFGGGTARMIRYELDGTATLVANEGTTGPHVRVGERWEGYPPTGLTATVLRTGRPARVEDYGAIEGGEAYLREGLRSAVGVPIHVNGRLWGTIAVGSGQGPLPPDTEQRMTEFTDLVATAVANAQSRAELITSRARIVAAADEARRRIERDLHDGAQQRLLALSLRLRWAAAPNESDEISTEITDAAADLLEVIDELREICHGIHPAILSTAGLRPALRALSRRSVVPMELDLRIDGRLPEPVEVGAYYVVSEMLTNAAKHAHASVVGVNAETSGSTLRICVRDDGVGGADPQRGSGLVGLKDRIEALGGTFSVDSPRGGGTTVCCELPVSARTRQPWR, from the coding sequence ATGGCGGACTTCATGGAACTCGCCGCGATCGCGATCGCCAACGCGAGGGCCGAGCAGGAACTGCGCGAACTCGCCGACACCCAGGCGGCACTGCGCCGCCTGGCCATGCTCGTCGCGCGAGGCGAACCGCCGGAGGCAGTGTTCGCGGCCGCGACCAGGGAGGCGCTGGCGTATTTCGGTGGAGGCACCGCCAGGATGATCCGATACGAGCTGGACGGGACGGCGACGCTGGTCGCCAATGAAGGTACGACGGGTCCGCACGTGCGGGTCGGGGAACGCTGGGAGGGTTATCCACCGACCGGGCTGACCGCGACCGTCCTGCGCACCGGCCGGCCCGCCCGGGTCGAGGACTACGGCGCCATCGAGGGTGGCGAGGCCTACCTGCGCGAGGGGCTGCGGTCCGCGGTCGGCGTGCCGATCCACGTCAACGGCCGACTGTGGGGAACGATTGCCGTCGGGTCCGGGCAGGGGCCGTTGCCGCCCGACACCGAGCAGCGGATGACGGAGTTCACCGACCTGGTCGCCACCGCGGTCGCGAACGCGCAGAGCCGCGCCGAGTTGATCACCTCCCGGGCGCGGATCGTCGCAGCCGCCGACGAGGCCCGCCGGCGGATCGAGCGGGACCTGCACGACGGCGCCCAACAACGCCTACTCGCCCTGTCTCTCCGGCTGCGCTGGGCGGCGGCCCCCAACGAGAGTGATGAGATCAGCACCGAGATCACCGACGCGGCCGCCGATCTCTTGGAGGTGATCGACGAGCTGCGGGAGATCTGCCATGGCATCCATCCGGCGATTCTTTCCACCGCTGGGCTGCGGCCGGCGCTGCGCGCGCTCAGCCGGCGCTCCGTCGTACCGATGGAATTGGACCTGCGCATCGACGGCAGGCTTCCCGAGCCGGTCGAAGTCGGCGCCTACTACGTCGTGTCGGAGATGCTCACCAACGCCGCCAAACACGCCCACGCCTCGGTCGTCGGGGTGAACGCGGAAACCTCCGGCAGCACCCTCCGGATATGCGTGCGCGACGACGGAGTCGGCGGCGCCGATCCCCAGCGCGGCTCTGGCCTGGTCGGGCTCAAGGACCGCATCGAGGCGCTGGGCGGCACATTCTCGGTGGACAGCCCGAGGGGTGGCGGCACCACCGTGTGCTGCGAGCTCCCGGTTTCCGCTCGTACCAGGCAACCCTGGCGGTGA
- a CDS encoding PadR family transcriptional regulator, with product MKDANPVRLLILGLLTGGPLHGHQIRRAAEQSGIEQWGGVKVGALYGMLHRLEAEGLVEPVRVEQEGRRPQRTVYAITTEGRAELDVHRDRALTQPVLHSTTVEAALKWSAGLDRNALRERLSRRRSALAGALTDLVAGRDLYLQEGKLPTAAIAGYRRTELHLEAELAWQDELEAMLPDIARESGAR from the coding sequence GTGAAAGATGCGAATCCGGTTCGGCTGCTGATTCTCGGTCTACTGACCGGCGGCCCGCTGCATGGTCATCAGATCCGGCGTGCTGCCGAGCAGAGCGGCATCGAGCAGTGGGGCGGGGTCAAGGTGGGTGCCTTGTACGGCATGCTGCACCGGCTCGAGGCCGAAGGTCTGGTCGAGCCGGTACGTGTCGAGCAGGAAGGGCGCCGTCCGCAGCGCACGGTGTACGCGATCACCACCGAGGGGCGTGCGGAACTCGATGTCCATCGCGACCGCGCCCTGACCCAGCCTGTCCTGCACTCGACCACTGTCGAGGCCGCGCTCAAGTGGTCGGCCGGTCTGGACCGCAACGCCCTGCGTGAGCGGTTGTCGCGCCGCCGGAGTGCTCTCGCCGGCGCGTTGACCGACCTCGTCGCCGGTCGCGATCTCTACCTTCAAGAGGGCAAGCTGCCGACCGCGGCCATCGCGGGTTACCGGCGTACGGAGCTGCACCTCGAAGCGGAGCTGGCCTGGCAGGACGAGCTCGAGGCGATGCTGCCCGACATCGCCCGGGAGTCCGGTGCGCGATGA